One Argentina anserina chromosome 6, drPotAnse1.1, whole genome shotgun sequence genomic window, TGAAGCTTACTTCGATCGCTGAAGTAATGTTGCCTAGAACCGTTCCTACAAATTCTCTGTGAGAGTAGGTTTGAAGGATGCTGGAGTTTGTCCCAAATATGTACGAGTAATCGTTGCCTCCAACACTAAACAAGTAAACGGCTCTTGATATCAGAATATTGGCTTCTTCATCCCCTAAGTTCTTCATCAATGACTCACAGACTCGCTCAAAATACGACAGTTGAGAATTAAGGTCTATTACCTGACGTAACGTTCAGACACCAAATAagtaattaacaaaataattagtCAAGCATAGTCGACAAGTCTTACCAAATTTTCTCAACTAATAATTTGGTGAACCACATAATTAAATAGTGCAAAATCACATGTCACATACCAAACCTTGGCTAGTTTCAACTAAAGCACCAGCTCCTGCAGATGCAAAGTTTGCACCATATGTAAAATTATGGTTGCCGGGTTGTAGATATGGTGGAATAACAGGTAGTTTTGCGTACTCAGCTGAAACACAAATTTGGGCAATACTCAGTCCCCAGTTGTATTCctaaactcatatatatatatatatatatatatatatatatatatatatagtttaaatTAAGCTATTGGTGTTACCTATAAAATCTGAAATCAGACGACCATCTGAAAATCTTCCCGTTGGGTACTTAAAATAGGTTTCACCATATGGCCGATAATTTGCTCGCAGACTAGTGTTGATGTAGTTATTGTTTCCGGCATCAAAAATTGAGTCCCCGAAGATGAAAAGGGAGACATGTTCCTCCGACGGCAACCCACTCTCGCTGTGGCTTAGGGTCGTGATGATGAGAAGGCTTGTACAGAAACCAAAGATATAATTATGGAAGCTGATGTTTGCCATTTTAGATGCAGTGATCTTCACCTATTGTTGTTTCAGTTTCTATTTATAAAGGCGCGTATTTGGAGGCAGGTGCAACAGAAATAGATCAAGCATATGAGCTCTTGAATAGTCAAACAACCATTATCAATAAAAACTCCAAACTATATAAAACAATTGGGCCTTATCATTTTTTATATTGCACTCTTCATTAGATTGTTAATTGATGTTTAACTGACCATATATACATCAACTCTCGAAAATTATAGCAAATTGACTTTTCATAAGATATACATGTGAGTAGAATCTAGATTGCTTGTATGAGTTGTATCACTGTGTTTCGAGAATAAACTTTCCCTAGTAGACGCTTGCATTTTCGATCATCGATCGTAATGAACTAACCTATTTCAAAAGCAAAGACTTATGCCTGTAAGCCAAGAGATAACTAGCTAATGGATGCACAAGAAAAGTAAAAGTTTAATGTGATGAGTCCATTATATtccaaaacaatatatattctcCGACGTCTTTGATTAGAATAtcgtgtgtgtgtatatatataaatatatatatatatatatatatgcgctGGGCCGCTGGACCAAATTGTTATATTCTGAGATGAAAGTCTCACCTAGAAAAGAATATGCAAGAGCAGCTTCCTCTCTTATTGAGAGGTCAAAATTAGCTTAAAGATGTGCCGCGCCGAAGCTTCCTCTCTCGACGGCACACGCGCAAGTATACCCATTCAACAACGAGAAACATGTTGCATAgatttatatatagatatgtATAGATCCATTAGCAGATTCTGAATGTGCATGGTTGACAATTTTTTTGATGTTAATCCCTTTACTAACTAGGGTTTATTTGTGGAGTTGCTTATTGTTCTTCCTATGCATGTTGACTTAGTATTTGCATTCGAACTAGGGCCCGCAATTGGACCTAGAAAACAAACCGATCAGACCGATTCCGGCCGGGCTTGAAGTAGAGAAAGACCTAACCAAGGTAAAActgaactaaaaaaaaaattcaaattgttTCGGTCTTAGTTTTTTAGGGACCGAAAGACCGAACCGATCCGATAGCTCTCTTAAATTGACGTCGATCTCCATACTCTCATATCTCTGTCAGGGGTGGGTTTCCTAGGTACATCAACTTTGGAAATTGGAAAGTTTGGGGTTGCAACAATTCAAATTGATACAAAAAATAAGCCAAGCCAAATTTACTTCTTCAATTTCATAAGAATAAATGGATGACTCGGGTGTTATTTACATCTGAGTTTGGTTTTTCAACAGAAAACGATGGGGTTGAAGTTTTTGGAAGAATGAAAGAAGTTAGTGTGCTGATGTTGATAGAGTtagtttatatttattattgttTATAATGTCTAGAAAATAGATGAGTATAATTATTGTAAGTAAAAGTAGCTTGTGTTCTAGTGGTTTTGGAGCATGACCATTTTAAATGAGGTAGTGGGTTCGAGTCTCTCTTCTTACAAATTTATTTTGAAATGACTTACAAGTTGAAATGGATTTTAGAcccaaaaaaaacccaaattttCAGGTATTGGGTCGGTTTCACCTATTTTCCGGGCCAGGACCAAACTTAGCTCACCCCTAGTTCGAACAGTGCTTCTAAGTTGTATGGTCCGGTGGAAATGGCCGGAATTCCAGTCCAGAATTGGTTGGTAAACTGCTGACAGAGCCTTTCAGTTGCATGACCTGAGTTGAAAAAGACATACTCAGTAACATTGTCACATAATTCATATTCTGTCAcacctctcttctctccaatCTCCACAGCTTAAAATTCCTCGATACTGACCGCTTCCACAACATGCCGCCTTTCCTTCCTTGAAACctttgacaagaaagaatgTATCAACAAATTAAAAAGTAACGTTATTTCACATTTTCGATCACGGACCAAAGATCACGCATTGGATGTCCTATTTATGAAGTCAATAAGAATGAAAACGAAGATTAA contains:
- the LOC126800533 gene encoding GDSL esterase/lipase 2-like isoform X1, producing the protein MANISFHNYIFGFCTSLLIITTLSHSESGLPSEEHVSLFIFGDSIFDAGNNNYINTSLRANYRPYGETYFKYPTGRFSDGRLISDFIAEYAKLPVIPPYLQPGNHNFTYGANFASAGAGALVETSQGLVIDLNSQLSYFERVCESLMKNLGDEEANILISRAVYLFSVGGNDYSYIFGTNSSILQTYSHREFVGTVLGNITSAIEQEIYKKGGRNFGFLSLDPLGCLPFSRAVVQGQNGTGCFKEITPYVKLHNKALPKLLRKLETKLKGFRYSLSDYNEFLRDRINHPSKHGFEEGKVACCGSGVYRGIFSCGGERGIKEYKLCSNASEYVFFDSAHTTERVNEEFARLFWSGTPNSTAPYNLKALFEWN
- the LOC126800533 gene encoding GDSL esterase/lipase 2-like isoform X3, whose translation is MANISFHNYIFGFCTSLLIITTLSHSESGLPSEEHVSLFIFGDSIFDAGNNNYINTSLRANYRPYGETYFKYPTGRFSDGRLISDFIAEYAKLPVIPPYLQPGNHNFTYGANFASAGAGALVETSQGLVIDLNSQLSYFERVCESLMKNLGDEEANILISRAVYLFSVGGNDYSYIFGTNSSILQTYSHREFVGTVLGNITSAIEQEIYKKGGRNFGFLSLDPLGCLPFSRAVVQGQNGTGCFKEITPYVKLHNKALPKLLRKLETKLKGFRYSLSDYNEFLRDRINHPSKHGFEEGKVACCGSGVYRGIFSCGGERGDSSAGVD
- the LOC126800533 gene encoding GDSL esterase/lipase 2-like isoform X2, which gives rise to MANISFHNYIFGFCTSLLIITTLSHSESGLPSEEHVSLFIFGDSIFDAGNNNYINTSLRANYRPYGETYFKYPTGRFSDGRLISDFIAEYAKLPVIPPYLQPGNHNFTYGANFASAGAGALVETSQGLVIDLNSQLSYFERVCESLMKNLGDEEANILISRAVYLFSVGGNDYSYIFGTNSSILQTYSHREFVGTVLGNITSAIEEIYKKGGRNFGFLSLDPLGCLPFSRAVVQGQNGTGCFKEITPYVKLHNKALPKLLRKLETKLKGFRYSLSDYNEFLRDRINHPSKHGFEEGKVACCGSGVYRGIFSCGGERGIKEYKLCSNASEYVFFDSAHTTERVNEEFARLFWSGTPNSTAPYNLKALFEWN